A region of Numenius arquata chromosome 25, bNumArq3.hap1.1, whole genome shotgun sequence DNA encodes the following proteins:
- the TINCR gene encoding TINCR ubiquitin domain containing, with the protein MDTLRRSLSRWKRYHIKVHLADEDLMMPLTVKPRDTVMDLRAHLVREGVTSWKKTFYYNSRQLEEHETLKEANIQNGSVLLLVSNKR; encoded by the coding sequence ATGGACACGCTGCGAAGGAGCCTTTCTCGCTGGAAGAGGTACCACATTAAGGTGCACCTGGCTGATGAGGACCTGATGATGCCCCTGACGGTCAAGCCCAGAGACACGGTGATGGACCTACGGGCTCACTTAGTACGGGAGGGCGTCACTTCCTGGAAGAAGACATTTTATTACAACTCCAGGCAGCTTGAGGAGCACGAGACTCTCAAAGAAGCTAATATCCAGAACGGCTCCGTCCTGCTTCTTGTCAGCAATAAAAGGTAG